The following nucleotide sequence is from Calidithermus timidus DSM 17022.
TGTCCGGCGTTGAGCAGCAGGATGCAGTTGTTGACGAGCTCTTGTTCGCTCAGGCGCTCGGGCTCGCGGTCGTGCACCTGGAGCATGGCGCTGAAGAGGTCGTCGCCGGGCTGCTGGCGCTTGAGGGGGATCATGGCCCGCAGATAGGCCGCGAACTCCTGGGCGCAGCGGATGGCCTCGGCTTCCATGGCCTTGGTGCGCTCGGGTTCGAACCAGCCGATGATGCCCTTGGACCAGGGGACCAGGTGGTGACGGTCGGCCTCGGGGATGCCCAGCAGGTCGGCGATGACGGTGACGGGGATGGGCTGGGCGAAGTCGTGGATCAAGTCGGCCTGGCGGGAGGGGCGCTTGAGCAGCTCGTCTACCAGCCGCTCGCACAGGGCGTGGATCTTGCCCGAAAGCTCGCGCACGCGCTTGGGGGTGAAGGTTTGGTGGAAGACCTCCTTGATGCGGGTATGGTCGGGGGGCTCGAGCTCGAGGATCGAGCCTAGGCGGGTCTGCTCGAACTGCCACTCGTACTCCCCCCACCGCGGGTGGTTCTCCAGCACCCTCCCCAACCTGCGGTCGCGCAGGAGGGTGTTGACGTCGTCGTAGCGGGTGAGCACGTAGGCGCCCCACTTCTCGAAGAAGAAGATGGGGCTTTCCTCGCGCAGGCGGCGGTAGGTGGGGTAGGGGTTGGCGAGGAAGGCGAGGTCGGTGGGGTCGAAGGATGGGGTCATAGTAGCGGATAGCCCAAATGTAGCAAAAACCCCGGCCAAAGGACCGGGTTATAAGCGGTGACAGCCTCAGGCGCCGGTTTGCTGGGGGATGTGCTTTTGCAGCCGGGCCTCGAAGTTGCGCTTGGGCTGGGCGCCCACGAGCACCTCGGCGGGCTCGCCGTTCTTGAAGAGGATGATGGTGGGGATGCTCATCACGCGGTACTTCATGGCCGTCTGGGGATTGGCGTCCACGTCCAGCTTGCCCACGGTGACCTTGCCTGCGTACTCGCTGGCCAGCTCCTCGATGATGGGGGCCACCATGCGGCACGGGCCGCACCACTCGGCCCAGAAATCGACCAGCACCAGCTCGTTGTTCTTCAGGGTCTGCTCAAAATTGGCATCGGTCACTTCGATCGGCTTCGCCATAGCTTGCACCTCTAGAACCTGCTTTCTTTCCGTCCGGCTTGTCGTGAGAAACCCCAGCCAAGCGGGCGCACGGGCCTACTCTAGCACCGTCCCACCATCCTAAGGGGAGCGGGGGCACCTTCTGGGTAAGCGCTGATACTTTGGGTAAGTGGACTGGCTCGAGGACGACCCCCTTTGGGACGGGGCAAGCCCCATACACCTGGCGAACACCCCCGAGTTCGCCCGGGCCCGCGAGCTGTGGCAGCGTGGGGCGTTCTGGGAAGTGCACGAGGTGCTCGAGCCCTTGTGGGTGCGGCTGGAGGGCGAGCAGCGCGAGGTGGTGCACGGCCTGATCCTGCTGGCCGCCGCTTTGCACAAGGCCCGCTCCAGCCCCACCGGGGGCTGGCGCAACTTCGCCAAGGCCCTGCGGCACCTGGAGGGTCTGCCGGGCGTCTATGCCGGGCTCGACCTGAGCCAGACCATCGCCGAGGTGCGGCGGGCGCTCGAGCAGCCCGGCTACCACCCTCGGCTCTGCTTTGCTTCGTCTTGAGCGGGCCACCCCTGTGCGCACGGGACGGTAAGCTAGGGGCGTGCAATCGTTCGTCTACGCCTACCGGGGCGGTCTGATCGAGAACCGCCACCGCCTCTCCCTCGCCATCGTCGATCCCGCAGGAAAGCTGCTGGCCTCCAGCGGCGACCCCCAGCTCAGGGCCCACCTGCGCTCCAGCGCCAAGCCCTTTCAGGCTCTGGCCCTCTACCTGAGCGGGGCGGTAGGACGCTTCGGCCTCACCTCCGAGGAGGTGGCCCTGGCCTGTGCCTCCCACGATGGGACGCCCCGCCACGTCGAGGTGGCCGCGGGCTTCCTGCGCAAGCTCGGCCTCGAGCCCTCCGCCCTGGTGTGTGGCATCCACCCCCCCTTCTCCCGCAGCGCCCGCAAGGCGCTCGAGCACGACGGGCACAAACCCACCGCGCTGCACAACAACTGCTCGGGTAAGCACACCGGCATGATGGCCGCTGCGTTGGCGATGGGGGAGAGCCCCCAGGGCTACGAACAGCCCACCCACCCCGTCCAGCGGCTCAACCTCCAGACCCTGCGCGACCTCTCTGGCGTGCCCGACGTGCCTTATGGCGTGGATGGGTGCAGCGTCCCCACCTTCGTGCTGCCCCTGGCCGCCGCCGCTAAG
It contains:
- a CDS encoding cytochrome P450 — its product is MTPSFDPTDLAFLANPYPTYRRLREESPIFFFEKWGAYVLTRYDDVNTLLRDRRLGRVLENHPRWGEYEWQFEQTRLGSILELEPPDHTRIKEVFHQTFTPKRVRELSGKIHALCERLVDELLKRPSRQADLIHDFAQPIPVTVIADLLGIPEADRHHLVPWSKGIIGWFEPERTKAMEAEAIRCAQEFAAYLRAMIPLKRQQPGDDLFSAMLQVHDREPERLSEQELVNNCILLLNAGHEAVVNVMGNGMKALLSHPEAYARLKADPSLIPSAVEEMMRYDTPLQFFERYVLEPLEYKGWRWERGTKLVLYYASANHDPAVFADPEAFDITRNPNPHLAFGAGLHYCIGAPLARVELQTALRVLLERLPELRLLPQEFKYQPKNVFRYLEGLKVAY
- the trxA gene encoding thioredoxin; the protein is MGFLTTSRTERKQVLEVQAMAKPIEVTDANFEQTLKNNELVLVDFWAEWCGPCRMVAPIIEELASEYAGKVTVGKLDVDANPQTAMKYRVMSIPTIILFKNGEPAEVLVGAQPKRNFEARLQKHIPQQTGA
- a CDS encoding asparaginase, which produces MQSFVYAYRGGLIENRHRLSLAIVDPAGKLLASSGDPQLRAHLRSSAKPFQALALYLSGAVGRFGLTSEEVALACASHDGTPRHVEVAAGFLRKLGLEPSALVCGIHPPFSRSARKALEHDGHKPTALHNNCSGKHTGMMAAALAMGESPQGYEQPTHPVQRLNLQTLRDLSGVPDVPYGVDGCSVPTFVLPLAAAAKMFAHLAAPESAPEPYRAGLEAVYQAMRTHPEMVAGFESIDTVLMQKVPGLLAKRGADGYYGMALRESPWGPIGVTLKVEDGSQAAREPAVVRLLELLGALSPEEPLEWRRPLLKNLRGLEVGWLEARLELRWT
- a CDS encoding DUF309 domain-containing protein gives rise to the protein MDWLEDDPLWDGASPIHLANTPEFARARELWQRGAFWEVHEVLEPLWVRLEGEQREVVHGLILLAAALHKARSSPTGGWRNFAKALRHLEGLPGVYAGLDLSQTIAEVRRALEQPGYHPRLCFASS